In the genome of Telluria beijingensis, one region contains:
- a CDS encoding sensor domain-containing diguanylate cyclase → MNKPPATIPASTFSQQAGPAVSGEDPDVYRTLLESTRAIPWRIDWATMRFTYIGPQIEQLLGWSPSSWLSVHDWADRIHEEDRQKTVDFCVAQSQRGVDHEADYRALTADGEQVWIRDVVHVVRKPDGSVEALVGFMFDITERKLAEDKILQLQRELEVLSYRDSLTGVANRRMFDALYAVEWARAREQGKPLSLAMIDIDYFKQYNDHYGHVQGDECLRRVAQALAAGAAQPGNLCARFGGEEFVLLLPDTGAEAARGIAERCQKLLKHEAIPHAGSGVGRVVTASMGVGTIIPGEADLPGVFLDRIDRRLYQAKSAGRNRICDIEP, encoded by the coding sequence ATGAACAAGCCGCCAGCGACGATTCCCGCATCGACGTTCAGCCAGCAAGCCGGGCCAGCGGTGTCGGGCGAGGATCCCGACGTTTACCGCACCTTGCTGGAGTCGACCCGCGCGATCCCGTGGCGCATCGACTGGGCAACGATGCGCTTCACCTACATCGGTCCCCAGATCGAGCAGCTGCTGGGCTGGAGTCCCTCCAGCTGGCTGTCGGTGCATGACTGGGCCGACCGCATCCACGAGGAAGACCGCCAGAAGACCGTGGATTTCTGCGTGGCGCAGTCGCAGCGCGGCGTGGATCACGAGGCCGACTACCGCGCCTTGACGGCTGACGGCGAGCAGGTCTGGATCCGCGACGTCGTGCATGTGGTGCGCAAGCCGGATGGCAGCGTCGAGGCGCTGGTGGGCTTCATGTTCGACATCACCGAGCGCAAGCTGGCCGAAGACAAGATCCTGCAGTTGCAGCGCGAACTCGAGGTGCTGTCGTATCGCGACAGCCTGACCGGCGTGGCCAACCGGCGCATGTTCGACGCGCTGTATGCGGTGGAGTGGGCCAGGGCGCGCGAGCAGGGCAAGCCGCTGTCGCTGGCGATGATCGACATCGACTACTTCAAGCAATACAACGACCACTACGGCCACGTGCAGGGTGATGAATGCCTGCGGCGCGTGGCGCAGGCACTCGCGGCGGGTGCGGCGCAACCGGGCAACCTGTGTGCGCGCTTCGGCGGCGAGGAATTCGTGCTGCTGTTGCCCGACACCGGCGCGGAGGCGGCGCGCGGCATCGCCGAGCGCTGCCAGAAATTGCTGAAGCACGAGGCGATCCCGCACGCCGGTTCGGGCGTCGGGCGCGTGGTCACGGCCAGCATGGGCGTGGGAACCATCATTCCGGGCGAGGCCGACCTGCCAGGCGTGTTCCTCGACCGGATCGACCGCCGCCTGTACCAGGCGAAATCGGCAGGACGCAACCGGATCTGCGATATCGAGCCGTAA
- a CDS encoding cytochrome b, whose protein sequence is MSHPRHFNLLARVLHWSMAVAILAMLFVGAAMVVSLRYREALLDLHRPLGLAILLLAIVRLANRLRHPPPPLPADLPRIQAMAATASHWLLYGLMFAMPLIGWAMLSAGAYPVELFGGVHLPPILPHSPVLYGFLRPLHGVLAYVLFITILVHLGAALFHAWIRRDGVFEQMTTGGKPE, encoded by the coding sequence ATGAGTCATCCACGCCACTTCAACCTGCTGGCCCGCGTGCTGCACTGGTCGATGGCTGTCGCGATCCTGGCCATGCTGTTCGTCGGCGCCGCCATGGTGGTGTCGCTGCGGTATCGCGAGGCGCTGCTCGACCTGCACCGTCCGCTCGGGCTGGCGATCCTGTTGCTGGCGATCGTGCGCCTGGCGAATCGCCTGCGCCACCCGCCGCCGCCGTTGCCGGCCGACTTGCCGCGCATCCAGGCCATGGCGGCCACCGCCTCGCACTGGCTGCTGTATGGGCTGATGTTCGCCATGCCGCTCATCGGCTGGGCCATGCTGTCGGCCGGCGCTTACCCGGTCGAACTGTTCGGCGGCGTCCACCTGCCGCCGATCCTGCCCCACAGCCCGGTCCTGTACGGCTTCCTGCGCCCGCTGCATGGGGTGCTGGCCTATGTGCTGTTCATCACGATCCTGGTCCACCTGGGCGCGGCCCTGTTCCATGCCTGGATCAGGCGCGACGGAGTATTCGAGCAAATGACCACGGGAGGAAAACCGGAATGA
- a CDS encoding catalase family peroxidase has product MPAPSSPRGPLLLLLPIGLIVALVAILFAWVGGWFGGKGVTPQAMADTAEASGSPQPGFRRAHSKGICIVGSFVPTPAAGQLSSARVFSQASTPVLGRFSNPGNDPHAPDNKAAVRGMALQLKTDDGQEWRLAMNSFPFFASSTPEGFQALNVARLPDPATGKPDPEKMKAVLARHPEIANFMAWSKDAPTPDSLANTRFNGVNAFRLVDAQGRERVVRWSMRPHAPFVAADPERLKNASRDFLAEDLDRRLAAGPLRWDMVMQFAAPGDPIEDPSRPWPDTRPETRVGTLTLTRTEAQAGGPCFDLNFDPLILPKGIVATGDPVLHARSAVYSESFNRREREISRGQARTGSAQ; this is encoded by the coding sequence ATGCCTGCACCTTCATCGCCCCGCGGTCCTTTATTGCTCCTGCTGCCGATCGGCCTGATCGTCGCGCTCGTGGCGATCCTGTTTGCCTGGGTCGGCGGCTGGTTCGGCGGCAAGGGCGTCACACCCCAGGCGATGGCCGATACGGCCGAGGCATCGGGTTCGCCGCAACCGGGTTTCCGCCGCGCGCACAGCAAGGGCATCTGCATTGTCGGCAGCTTTGTCCCAACGCCCGCGGCAGGGCAACTGTCCAGCGCCCGCGTGTTCTCGCAAGCCTCGACGCCCGTGCTGGGTCGCTTTTCGAATCCAGGCAACGATCCCCATGCGCCGGACAACAAGGCCGCCGTGCGCGGCATGGCGCTGCAATTGAAAACCGACGACGGGCAGGAGTGGCGGCTGGCAATGAACAGCTTCCCGTTCTTCGCATCGTCCACGCCGGAAGGCTTCCAGGCGCTGAATGTCGCCCGCCTGCCGGACCCAGCCACCGGCAAACCCGATCCCGAGAAGATGAAGGCGGTCCTGGCGCGCCATCCGGAAATTGCCAACTTCATGGCATGGTCGAAGGATGCGCCGACGCCCGACAGCCTGGCCAATACCCGCTTCAATGGCGTCAATGCCTTCCGCCTGGTCGATGCGCAGGGCAGGGAGCGCGTCGTGCGCTGGTCGATGCGCCCGCATGCGCCGTTCGTGGCCGCCGATCCCGAGCGGCTCAAGAACGCAAGCCGCGATTTCCTGGCCGAAGATCTCGACCGGCGGCTGGCCGCCGGTCCGCTGCGATGGGACATGGTGATGCAGTTTGCCGCGCCTGGCGACCCGATCGAGGATCCCTCCAGGCCGTGGCCGGATACCCGGCCCGAGACCCGCGTCGGCACGCTGACGCTGACCCGCACCGAAGCGCAGGCCGGCGGACCCTGCTTCGACCTGAACTTCGACCCACTGATCCTGCCGAAGGGGATCGTGGCCACCGGCGATCCGGTATTGCATGCTCGCTCGGCGGTCTATTCGGAATCGTTCAACCGCCGCGAACGTGAAATCAGCCGCGGCCAGGCACGGACCGGGAGCGCACAATGA
- a CDS encoding SMP-30/gluconolactonase/LRE family protein, which produces MATDKFEVVHDAPMLVGESAIWHEVESALYWVDIEGLTVNRLHAASGKFTSWKMGSNPSALAIDGNNCLVVATRHGLLRLNTTDGSESPVADAPYDPAKVRFNDGRVDPAGRFWIGTMYEPRDQPAAEMYVLDKGNLRRAWSGGMTNSNGLAWSLDGRTMYHADTTTHRIDCYDFDPATGEQSNRRTIVTFPSDKSAPDYGGRPDGATMDAEGMYWVAMFEGARILRIAPDGEVVREIKLPVKCPTSVAFGGPDLRTLYITSASHGRSKEELEQYPLSGKVLCLKMDVAGREEPEYRI; this is translated from the coding sequence ATGGCAACGGACAAATTTGAAGTAGTACACGACGCGCCGATGCTGGTCGGCGAATCCGCGATCTGGCACGAGGTCGAATCGGCGCTGTACTGGGTCGACATCGAGGGATTGACCGTCAACCGCCTGCATGCGGCGAGCGGCAAGTTCACGTCGTGGAAGATGGGCTCGAACCCGTCGGCGCTGGCGATCGACGGCAACAACTGCCTGGTCGTGGCCACCCGCCATGGCCTGCTGCGCCTGAACACCACCGACGGTTCGGAGTCGCCAGTGGCGGACGCGCCCTACGATCCCGCCAAGGTGCGCTTCAACGACGGCCGCGTCGACCCGGCGGGCCGGTTCTGGATCGGCACCATGTACGAACCGCGCGACCAGCCGGCCGCCGAGATGTACGTGCTGGACAAGGGCAATCTGCGGCGCGCCTGGAGCGGCGGCATGACCAATTCGAACGGCCTGGCCTGGAGCCTGGACGGCCGCACGATGTACCATGCCGACACCACCACCCACCGGATCGACTGCTACGACTTCGACCCGGCGACCGGTGAACAAAGCAACCGCCGCACCATCGTCACCTTCCCGAGCGACAAGTCGGCGCCGGACTACGGCGGCCGGCCGGATGGCGCCACGATGGATGCGGAAGGCATGTACTGGGTCGCGATGTTCGAAGGCGCGCGCATCCTGCGCATCGCGCCGGATGGCGAGGTCGTTCGCGAAATCAAACTGCCGGTGAAGTGCCCGACCTCGGTCGCCTTCGGCGGGCCAGACCTGCGCACCCTGTACATCACCAGCGCCAGCCATGGCCGTTCGAAAGAGGAGCTGGAACAGTATCCGCTCAGCGGCAAGGTGCTGTGCCTGAAGATGGATGTGGCGGGGCGCGAAGAGCCCGAATACCGCATCTGA